The nucleotide window GGGGTGGGGGTGGCGGGGCTCATGGCCATCGCCACCGCCAAGCGCCTGGGGGCCCAGGTGTTCGCCTACGACGTGCGCAAGGCGGCGGTGGAGCAGGCCCTTTCCTTGGGGGCCAAGCCCATTGAGCTGCCCATCAGTGCCGAAGGGGAGGGGGGTTACGCTCGCGAACTCACCGAGGAGGAAAAGCGCATCCAACACGAAGCCTTACGGGAACACGTGGCGGGGATGGACGCCATCATCACCACCGCCCAGGTCCCGGGCCGGCGGGCCCCCATCCTCCTCACCGAGGACATGGTGGAGCGCTTGAAGCCGGGCACGGTGGTGGTGGATCTGGCCGCGGAAAGCGGGGGTAACTGCGTCCTCACCAAGCCCGGAGAGGTGGTGGAGGTGAGGGGGGTTAGGATCTATGGCCCCTTGAACCTCCCCAGCGAGCTTTCCGTACACGCCTCGGAGATGTACGCCAAGAACCTTCTCAATCTTTCGGGCCTGCTTATAGAAAAGGGCGAGTTCGCCCCCAAGTGGGAGGACGAGATCGTCCAGGGAGCGCTTCTGATGAGGGAAGGCGAGATCCTGCACGGGCCCACCAAGGCCCTCGTGGGAGGTGCGTGATGGAGTTTGGCTTCTGGTCTGCCCTTTACATCTTTGTGCTCACGGCCTTCTTGGGTTACGAGCTCATCACCCGGGTGCCCGTGATCCTCCACACCCCCTTGATGTCGGGGTCCAACTTCATCCACGGGGTGGTGGTGGTGGGGGCCATGGTGGTCTTGGGGCATGCGGAAACTGGCTTGGAAAAGCTCATTGGCTTCCTGGGGGTGATCCTGGGGGCGGCCAACGCCGCCGGGGGGTATGCGGTGACGGTGCGCATGCTGGAGATGTTTGAGAAAAAGCCGGGCAAGGGGGGTGGTCAGTAATGGATCTCATCCAAGCAGCCTACTTTGTGGTGGCCATCCTCTTCATCGTGGGGTTAAAGCGCATGGCCCACCCCACCACCGCCAAAAGCGGCATCGTGTGGGCGGGCTGGGGCATGGCCTTGGCGGTGGTGGCCACCTTCTTCTGGCCGGGGATGCACAACTTTGGCCTCATGCTCATCGCCCTCTTGGTGGGCTCGGTGGTGGCTTGGTGGGCGGCGGTCAAGGTGGCCATGACCGACATGCCCCAGATGGTGGCCATCTACAACGGCATGGGTGGGGGTGCGGCGGCCACCATCGCCGCGGTGGAGCTCCTGAAGGGGGCCTTTGAGAACCCGGGCCTCATGGCCTTGGCCATCCTGGGCGGCCTCATCGGGAGCGTGGCCTTCACGGGAAGCCTCATCGCCTTTGCCAAGCTTCAGGGAATCATGAAAAGCCGGCCCATCGTTTTCCCCGGGCAGAAGGTGGTGAACGCCCTGGTCCTTCTCATCACGGTTCTCTTGGGCTTCTCCCTGCTCTGGAACGATCCCACCCTCAGCATCGTGCTCTTCTTCCTCCTGGCTTTGCTTTTCGGCATTCTCATGACCCTACCCATCGGCGGCGGGGACATGCCCGTGGCCATCTCCTTCTACAACGCCTTTACCGGCATGGCCGTGGGCTTTGAGGGTTTTGCCGTGGGGAACCCGGCCTTGATGGTGGCGGGAACCCTGGTGGGGGCGGCGGGTACCCTTCTCACCGTGCTGATGGCCCGGGCCATGAACCGCTCCGTCATGAGCGTACTCATGGGTGGGTTTGGCGTGGAGCAGGAGGCGGGGGAGGTCAAGGGGAGCCTCAAGCCCATTGACGTGGAGGATGCCGCCGTGATGCTGGCCTATGCGGGGAAGGTGGTCTTTGTGCCGGGGTATGGCATGGCCCTCTCCCAGGCCCAGCACAAGGTAAAGGAGCTGGCGGACCTCCTGGAGAGCAAGGGGGTGGAGGTGAAGTTCGCCATCCACCCGGTGGCGGGGCGGATGCCCGGGCACATGAACGTGCTCCTGGCCGAGGCCGGGGTGGATTACGACAAGCTCAAGGACCTCGAGGAGATCAACCCCGAGTTCCCCACCGTGGACGTGGCGGTGGTGATCGGGGCCAACGACGTGGTGAACCCCGCCGCCCGCCGCCCGGGAAGCCCCCTTTACGGCATGCCCATCCTGGACGTGGACAAGGCCAAGAACGTGATCGTCATCAAGCGGGGCCAGGGCAAGGGCTTTGCTGGGGTGGAGAACGAGCTCTTCTACGCCGACAACACCCGGATGCTCTATGGCGACGCGCAAAACGTCCTCACCCAGCTCACCCAGGCCCTAAAGAAGCTTTAGGCCAGGCTTGGGCCGGACCCCGGGAGGTTCCCGGGGTCTTCTTCTTGACGCTTCCCCGGGCCTCCTGCTATAGTGCCTAGTGCGGTCGGTCCGCGGTAGCTCAGCTGGTAGAGCGGCCGGCTGTTAACCGGTTGGTCGCAGGTTCGAGTCCTGCCCGCGGAGCCAGGTGGGGGCCTTAGGGCCCCCTGGGTCTTTTTTTGGGGGGGAAGAGAGGGTATAATCATCCTTCGTGCGGCCTGCCGGGCCCGGAAAGGAGGTGTGGATGCGCAAGTACGAGGTGAACATCATCCTGAGCCCCAACCTGGACCAGACCCAGCTCGCCCTGGAGAAGGAGATCATCGGTAAGGCCCTCGAGGCCTTCGGCGCTCGGGTGGAGAAGGTGGAGGAATGGGGTGTACGCCGCCTGGCCTACCCCATCGCCAAGGACACCCAGGGCTACTTCCTCTGGTACCAGGTGGAGATGCCCGAAGACCGGGTGAACCACCTAGCCCGGGAGCTTCGCCTAAGGGATAACGTGCGCCGGGTCATGGTGGTGAAAACTCAGGAGCCCTTCCTCGCCAAGGCGTAAACTGTTCCCATGGCACGAGGCCTGAACCGGGTATTTCTCATCGGAACCCTTACCGCCCGTCCGGACATGCGCTACACCCCTGGGGGCATGGCCATTTTGGACCTAAGCCTCGCGGGCCAGGGTACCCTGTGGGATGCCTCTGGGGAAAAGGAGGTGTCCTGGTACCACCGGGTGCGCCTTTTAGGGCGGCAGGCGGAGATGTGGGGGGACGTCCTGGAAAGGGGCCAGCTGGTCTTCGTGGAGGGGCGGCTGGAGTACCGGCAGTGGGAGCGGGATGGGGAGAGGCGGAGCGAGCTCCAGATCCGGGCGGACTTCATCGATCCCCTGGAGGCCCGAGGGCGGGAAACCGTGGAGGATGCCCGGGGCCAGCCCAGGCTCCGCCACGCCCTAAACCAGGTGATCCTCATGGGTAACCTCACCCGCGATCCCGATCTGCGCTACACCCCCCAGGGGACGGCGGTGGTCCGGCTGGGCCTGGCGGTGAACGAGCGCCGTCCGGGCCAAGGGCCGGATGGGGAAAAGACCCATTTCATAGAGGTTCAGGCCTGGCGCGACCTGGCCGAGTGGGCCTCCGAGCTCAAGCGGGGTGAGGGGCTTTTGGTGATCGGCCGTTTGGTGAACGACTCCTGGACCAGCTCCACCGGGGAGAGGCGCTTCCAGACCCGTGTGGAAGCCCTCAGGTTGGAGCGACCCACCCGTGGGCCTGAAAGAGCCGGCGGAAGCAGGCCCCAAGAGCCAGGGCGCTCTGTCCAGACGGGTGGGGTGGACATTGACGAAGGATTGGAAGACTTCCCGCCGGAGGAGGATTTGCCGTTTTGAGCACGAAGAACGCTAAACCCAAGAAGGAGACGCAGAAGCGTCCTTCCAGGAAGGCCAAGGTCAAGGCCAGCCTGGGGGAGTTTGATCTGAAGGACTACCGCAACGTGGAGGTGCTGAAGCGGTTCCTGTCGGAGACGGGGAAGATCCTTCCCCGCCGCCGCACGGGGCTCACCGCCAAGGAGCAGCGCATCCTGGCCCGGACCATCAAGCGGGCGAGGATTTTGGGGCTTCTTCCCTTCACGGAGAAGCTGGTGCGCAAATAGGGGGTGGACATGAAGGTCATCCTGCTTGAACCCCTGGAAAACCTGGGCGATGTGGGCCAGGTGGTGAACGTGAAGCCCGGCTACGCCAAGAACTACCTCCTGCCCCGGGGCCTGGCGGTCTTGGCCACGGAGAGCAACCTGAAGGCCCTGGAGGCCAAGATCCGCGCCCAGGCCAAGCGCCTGGCGGAGAGGAAGGCGGAGGCGGAGCGTCTTAAGGAGATCCTGGAGAACCTCACCCTCACCATCCCGGTGCGGGCGGGGGAGACCAAGATCTATGGCTCCGTTACCGCCAAGGATATCGCCGAAGCCCTTTCCCGGCAGCACGGCATCACCATTGACCCCAAGCGCCTGGTGCTGGAAAAGCCCATCAAGGAGCTGGGGGAGTACGTCCTCACCTACAAGCCCCACCCCGAGGTGCCGATAGCCTTGAAGGTGAGCGTGGTGGCCCAGTAGGGGCCATGGGTCCGGCAGGCTGCGGGGACCCCTGGACAGCCGGGGGTCCTTAAGCTTTTCCTATGCGGCGCGTGCTGATCACGGGAGCGGGTAGCGGCATCGGCCTGGCCACGGCCCGACTCTTGGCCCAAAAGGGCTTCCGGGTCCATGGGGGAGTGCGCAAACCGGAGGATGCGGCGGCCCTTAAGGCGTTGGGGGTGGAGCCCCTTTTCCTGGATGTGACCCAGGAGGAAAGCCTTCTGAAGGCACGGAAGGCTTTGGAGAAAGAGGGTTTGGACGGCCTGGTGGCCAACGCCGGCATCGTGGTGGCTGGCCCCTTGGAGCTGGTTCCCCTTCCCGTTTTCCGCCAGGCATGGGAGGTGAACGCCCTGGGGGCTTGGGCCACGGTGAAGGCTTTCCTTCCCCTCCTCCGCCAGGGCCAGGGGCGGGTGGTGTTGATGGGTTCCGTTTCCGGCCTGGTGGCCCTGCCCCTGATGGGGCCTTACGCCGCCAGCAAGTTTGCCCTCGAGGCCCTGGCGGATGCCCTGAGGGTGGAGCTCCTTCCCTTTGGGGTGAGGGTGGTCTTGGTGGAACCGGGGCCCGTGGCCACCCCTATCTGGGAACGCTCGGAACGCTGGGCGGCCACCTACTTGGAGCCCCCTCCTCCCGGTACGGAAGGGGTGTATGGCCGCTACCTGGAGGTGGCCCGCAAGATGGCCAGGGCCAGCGCCAAAAGGGGCCTGCTCCCAGAAAGGGTGGCGGAGGTGGTGCTTAGAGCCCTTCTTAGTCCTAGGCCCAAGGCCCGCTACCTGGTAGCCCCTAGGTAACCCTCCTTTTGCGCCGCCTGCCCGAGGCCTTAAGGGACTGGTTTTGGTCCACCTCTTGACCTAGGCCAGCTCCAGGGCCACCAGGAGGACCAGGTGGCCCCTCGTTTCTCCAACAGGCCCTCGAGGCTCCTGAGGGGGAGGTGCTTGCGGAAAACCGCCAGCACCTCGTCCATGAGGGTTTCGGCCACCCTGGGGTCCAGGGATTCGGGGTGGAGCTCCAAGAGCATCTCCAGCCGGTTTTCCAGGTCCATGTCCCTAGCTTAGGCTCCCCTTGTCAGGGCCCGGTCAGGGGACGGTCATACCACCGCGCCCGGGCTTGCCCCAGGACAGGGGCCCTAGAAAAGCCCTTCTGTAGACCCCGCCTTGGAGGGACTGGGGGAACGATAGAGGGGATGGGGAATCAGGGGGTAAGGCCTGATACTTTGCCCGAGCTTTTCCCTGGCGTATGCTTAGGGACGTGGAGTTCCTGGTGGAGGACCTCGGCTTGGTGCCCTACGCGGAGGCCTGGGAGTACCAGAAAAGGGTGCATCAGGAGGTGGTGCGAGGAGAGCGCCTTCCCACCCTGCTCCTTCTGGAGCACCCCCGGGTCATCACCCTAGGCCGGAAGGCCACGGGGGAGAACCTCCTTTTCCCCGAAAGCTGGTATAGGGAGAACGGCTTTGAACTCTACTGGGTGGAGCGGGGCGGGGATGTCACCTATCATGGGCCGGGGCAGCTGGTGGGCTACCCCATCTTCCCCGTGGGCCGGGAGGTGCGCCGCTTTCTGCGGCAGATAGAGGAGGCTATGGTAAGGGTGGCGGCCTCCTATGGCATCGAGGCCTACCCCACCCCGGGGTATGCGGGGGTCTGGGTGGGGGAGGAGAAGCTTTGCGCCATCGGGGTGGCGGTGAAGGAGGAGGTGAGCTTCCACGGCTTTGCCCTCAATGTGAATACCGACCTGAACGATTTTTCCGTCATCATCCCCTGTGGGCTTAAGGGCAAAGGGGTCACCTCCTTGGCCAAGCTCCTGGGCCGCCCGGTGCCCATGGAGGAGGTCAAGGAGAGGGTGGTGGCGGCCGTGGCGGAGGTTTTCGGGATGCGGCCCCTTAAGGAGGTGCACGGTGAAGCCCAAGTTTGAGACCGTGGAGCTTTCCACCCCCACGGGGGAGGTGGTGGAGCTTAAGGTGGTGAAGCGCGGCCTGGCCCAGGCCCGGCCAGAGCCCGTGGACCGGCAGAAGCCCGCTTGGCTCAAGGCCACCTTGCCCACGGGAGCCAAGTACCAGGCCCTGAAGGCCACGGTGAACGAGCTCAAGCTGCACACCGTCTGCCAGGAGGCCCTTTGCCCCAACGTGGGGGAGTGCTGGAGCCACGGTACCCTCACGGTGATGATCCTAGGAAGCATCTGCACCCGGGCCTGTAAGTTCTGCGCCGTGGACACGGGGAATCCTAGGGGCATCGTGGACCCGGAGGAGCCCAGGAGGGTGGCGGAGGCCATCGCCCGGCTCAATATCCGCTACGTGGTCCTCACCAGCGTGGACCGGGATGACCTCCCCGATGGCGGGGCGGCCCATTTCGCCGCCACCATCCGGGCCATCAAGGAGAGGGCTCCCGGGGTCTTGGTGGAGGCCCTTACCCCCGATTTCCAGGGGGACCTGAAGGCGGTGGAAACGGTTTTGGATGCGGGCCCTGAGGTCTATGCCCAGAACCTGGAAACCGTGCGCCGCCTCACCCCTAAGGTGCGGGACCCCCGGGCGGGCTACGAGCAAACCCTCAAGGTCCTGGCCCACGCCAAGCGTTACCGGCCCGGGGTTCTCACCAAGAGCAGCCTCATGCTGGGCCTGGGGGAGGCGGAGGAGGAGATCCTCGAGGCCATGCGGGACCTGAGGGAGGCGGGGGTGGACATCCTCACCCTGGGCCAGTACCTGCGCCCCACCCCGGCCCACCTGCCCGTGGAGCGGTACGTACCCCCTGAGGACTTCAGGCGCTATGAAGCCTGGGGATATGAGTTGGGTTTTAGGGAGGTCTTCGCCGGACCCTTAGTGCGAAGCTCCTACCGGGCGGATAGGGTCTTCCTGGAGGCCTCCCGGAGGTAGGGGGGTCCTTGGGTAGCCTGAGGCCATGACCGGAAGCCGCACCGCCACCCCCCTTTTCCTCCTGGACCTCCTGGCCCTGATTCTGTTTGCCCTAGCGGGGCTTCTATCCCATGGCCAACCCATCAGCCTAGGGGGCCTGGCCCGCAACGTCCTCCCGGTGCTTTTCGTCTGGTTGCTCCTTGCCCCTTTTCTCAGAACCTACCACCAGCCCACCTGGAAAAACCTCCTCCTCACCTGGGCCCTGGCCTTCCCTGCAGGGCTGTGGCTTAGGCAGATGGTCCTGGGCCTGGGGTTTGGGGTGGGGTTTCTCGTCTTCCTGGGCGTGGCCATGGCCTTTAGCCTCCTCTTCCTCCTCCTCTTCCGGGGCCTCGCCAAGCTCCTCAGGCTCTGGTAAAAAGGGGACATGGATCAGCCCTTAGAGAAGGTGGCCTTCCTCGGCCTCGGGGCCATGGGCTACCCCATGGCCGCCCATTTGGCCAAGCGGTTTCCCACCTTGGTCTGGAACCGCACCTTTGCCAAGGCCCTAAAGCACCAGGAGGAGTTTGGCTCCCAGGCCGTGCCCCTGGAAGGGGTGGCGGAGGCTAGGGTGATCTTCACCTGCCTGCCCACCACCAAGGAGGTGGTGGAGGTGGCGGAAGCCCTTAGGCCCCACTTGCGACCTGGCACCTACTGGGTGGACGCCACCAGCGGGGAACCCGAGGCCAGCCGGAGGTTGGCGGAGCGCCTTTTGGAAGGGGGCGTGGTCTACCTGGACGCCCCGGTTTCCGGCGGAACCCTAGGGGCGGAGAAGGGCACCCTCACGGTGATGATGGGGGGGCCCCTCGAGGCGGTGGAGAGGGTGAGGCCCTTCCTGGCCTACGCCGCCAAGGTGGTCCACGTGGGGCCCGTGGGGGCGGGGCACGCGGTGAAGGCCATCAACAACGCCCTTTTGGCGGTGAACCTCTGGGCGGCGGGGGAAGGACTCCTCGCCTTGGTGCGGCAAGGGGTTTCCGCGGAGAAGGCCCTCGAGGTCATCAACGCCTCCAGTGGCCGCTCCAACGCCACGGAGAACCTGATCCCCCAAAGGGTCCTCACCCGCGCCTTCCCCAAGACCTTCGCCTTGGGCCTGTTGGTGAAGGATCTGGGCATCGCCATGGGGGTTCTGGACGGGGAGAAGGCCCCAAGCCCCCTCCTCCGCCTCACCCGGGAGGTGTACGAGATGGCCAAGAGGGAGCTGGACCCAGAGGCCGACCACGTGGAGGCCCTTAGGCTTTTGGAGCGCTGGGGCGGGGTGGAGATCCGCTAAAGGCTTTCGATTCCTTGGCCGAGTTGGGCTCACCTCGGGGCTTGACGCGGGGGTAGGGCGGCCTTAGCATGTCTAATATGAAAGACAATGTGTCCTATTATATAGGACAGAGGCTTCAACGGCTGCGCCAGGCTAAAGGGCTTACCCTGTCGGGCTTAGCGGCCAAAGCTGGGGTGGCTAGATCCCTGATATACGCCTTAGAGGCGGGAAGAGCCAACCCTACCCTCGCCACCTTGTGGGCTTTAGCCCAGGCCTTGGAGGTTCCCTTCAGCGAGCTGGTTCAGGCCCAGCCCGTAGGAGAGGAAGGCCTGGCTGTTCAACTTATTGAACAAAGCCGAGAGCGCGGGGGTGGTACCCTGGAAGTCTACCGTATGGATCTCTATCCCCATTCCCTGCGCCATGCGGAGCCCCACGAGTCTGGCATTTGCGAGCGGGTGATTGGCCTAAGGGGAAAGGCCCGGGTGGGGCCACCCCCAGGCAAGGAGGTGGGTCCAGGGGAAGAGGTGGATTTTCCTGGGGATGTCCCCCATCTGTATGCCAGTGAGGAAGGAGCAAGCCTCTTGGTTTTTCTCCACTATCCACCAGTTTTTTGGCCCAAGGGGGAGATGGGTAGCGAGGAAAAGGCCTCTTTGGCTTTACGGGAGGTGGGCCTGGGGGTGGGAGGGGTGGTCTTGGAGGGCCGCTGGCTTGCGCCGGGGTTTTGGGAGGGGGTTTTTGTTCGTTGGGGAGGGAGCCGTACCTACCTCTTCAGCCTGCCTTTCGCCCCCCTGCCCCGTTTCGCGGGCCGGGGGCTTTTGGGCGAGGCTTTCGCCCTACTCCACGCCCCCGTTGAAGACCTGAGGCCTTATCGGGAAAGCTCCAGCCTCCTTCTGCGGGCTTTGGCCTGGGAAGGGCTGCTTCTCAAGGGCGAGGTGGCGGATCCAACGCCTCTTCTCTTCAAAACGCCCGAACCCCTTGCCGATTCCTCCGCAGAAGGCGGTTGGGAAAGCCGCATACCCGTAGACCTCTATACCCAGGTGGAGCTTCTGCACCCCGGGTATGCCAGGCAACCCCTTTTCCTGGCACACGGGTTGGAAACCCTGGGCTTGACGGAGGGGCGGGTTTTGGATGTGGGTACGGGACCCGGCCATCACCTCTTGTTGCTCCTAGAGCTCCTTCCCCGCTTAAAACCGGTGGCGGTGGAACCCAGTTTGGCCTCGAGGCAAGCCCTGGCCCAGCTGCTTCCAGGGGTAGAGGTTTTGCCCGTGGACTTTACCGGGCTGGAAGTAGGGGAAGCCTTCCCCTTGGTCCTTTCCGTGGGGTCTAGCCACCGCATGTCTACTTGGAATTTTCTGGATAAAGCTTATCGGCTCCTACGCCCCGGGGGGTTTTTGGCGGTAGCGGACGAGTTTGTGAGTCCCTTTGCTACCCGGGAGGAACGGATCCGCCACCTGGTGCTTCACCACACGGCCTATCTGGTCCCCTTCCCTTTGGAGGATTGCGAGGCCCTTTGGGCCTTACGCATCTTAGCTTTGCAAGGGGAGACCAGGGGCCTTAGGAGGTTGGCGGAGGAGGCTTTGCAGGAAGTGCGGGCTTGCTCGGGCCCTTTTGCCTCCTTTGCCAGCCTAGAGTTGCAGGCTTTGCTGGCGGGATTGGACTACGAGGTGGAAACAAAGACCTCTGCAGCGCGTTTTCTAGAGTTGGCCTCAGCTGCGGGTTTCCAGGTGGAGCAACATCTCCGCCTTTTTGCCACCCATGGGAGTGGTCCTTGGGATGGGGGGACCCACCTTTTCCTCCTAAGGAGGCCAGGGTGAGGCGGGGTTTAAAGGCCGCCTGGCCCATTGCCCTGGGCTACTTCCCCGTGGCCGTGGCCTTCGGCGCCCTGGGGACCCAGGCGGGGCTTCCCTACCCTTGGGTCCAGCTCACCTCCCTCCTGGTCTTCGCCGGGGCCAGCCAGTTTGCCCTGGTGGGGCTTCTGGCCCAGGGGGTACCACCCCTCTTGGCGGCCTCCTTGGGCCTTCTCCTAAACCTACGCCACGCCTTCTACGGCCCTGCCCTCAGGCCCTACCTAAAAGGAGGACCCCTAGAAGCCTTTTTCCTCACGGATGAGGTCTTCGCCCTGGCCCTAAAGGCCCTTCCCGGCCTCCTTCCAAGGGAGCGGCGGGGCTACTTCCTCGGCCTGGGCCTGGGCGCCTATCTTTCCTGGAACCTAGGCACCGCCATGGGGGCCTTGGGGTCCAAGGGGCTTCTGGCCTGGCCGGCTTTGGGAGCGGCCCTTTCCTTCGCCCTTCCGGCCCTCTTCCTCCTCCTGGCCCTGCCCCACCTTAAGAACCCCGCGGCCCTCCTGGCGGGCGGGGTGGCCCTGGCCTTCCACCTCCTGGGCCAGACGGCCTGGGGCCTGTTCCTGGCCGGGGTCCTGGGGCTTCTTTGGGGGAGGAAGCCATGACCCTGGCCCTCTTTCTCCTGGCCCTGGGCACCTTCCTCCTCCGCTTCCTGCCCTGGCGGGGGGAAAAGAGCCTGAGGGCCGGCCAGGCGGGGCCAGCCCTGGTGGTGGCCCTTTTCCTGGTCTCGGCCTTCGGCCCACCCCCTTCCCCCGGGTGGCTCCTCACCGCCTTGGCCCTTTTGGGCACCTACCTGGGGGCGCGGCTTACGGGAAACCTGGGCCTGGCCGTCTTCCTGGGCGTGGGGCTTTACGGCCTCTTGTATGGCCTTTGGCCGTGATAGGCCGCCCTTACCGGTTGAGGATGTGGATGGCCTGCTTGTGCAAGGCCTCCGCCGCCTCCATGAGGCTTTCGGAAAGGGTGGGGTGGGGGTGGACCGTGAGGGCCAGGTCGGTGACCGTGGCCCCCATCTCCAGGGCCAAGGTGGCCTCGGCGATGAGCTCCCCCGCCTGGGGCCCCACCATGAAGACCCCTAGGAGGAGGTCCGTTTCCGCATCCCCCACCACCTTGATGAGGCCCTCTGCGCTTCCCAGGGTGAGGGCCCGGCCGCTGGCGGAAAGGGGAAACCTCCCCACCTTCACCTTGTACCCCGCCTTCCCCGCCTCCTCCTCCGTAAGCCCCACCCCGGCCCACTCGGGGCCGGTGTAGACCACGCTGGGCACCTGGCAGTCAAAGAGGGCGTTTTTCCCGGCGGCGTTTTCTGCGGCCACCAGGCCCTCTTTCATGGCCTTGTGGGCCAAGAGGGGAGGCCTGGCCACGTCCCCGATGGCGTACACCCCTGGGGCGGAGGTCTCCATGCGGGCGTTCACCTGGATGAAGCCCCGCTCGTCCACCTTCACCCCGGCCTTCTCCAGGCCTAGGCCCTCGGTGCGGGGCTTCCGGCCCACCGCCACCAGGACCTTGTCCACCACGATCTCCTCTTGCTTTCCCCCTTGGGCGGGCTCCAAGAGAACATGGAGGCCATCCCCCTTCTTCTCGTAGCCCAGCGCCTTGGTGCCCGTGCGCACCCTAATCCCTTCCTTCTCCAGGGCCTTGCGCAGGAGGGCGGCGGTTTCCCGGTCCCCTGCCGGGAGGATCTCGGGCATGTACTCAATGAGGGTTACCTCCGAACCCAGGCGGCGGTAGATCTGGCCCAGTTCCAACCCCACCGCCCCGCCCCCGATCACCAAGAGGCGCTTGGGGATTCCCTCTTCCACCTTTAGGGCCCGGGTGGAGTCCCAAACGTCCTCCCCGAAGGGGAAACCCTTTAGGGGCATGGGCTCGCTTCCCGTGGCCACGATGAGGCTTTTGGCCCCGTAGGTTTCCCCGTTTACCTCGATCTCCTTGGGGCCCTTAAAGCGGGCGAAGCCCCGCAAAAGCTCCACCTTGTTGCCCTTTAGAAGCCCGGCCACCCCCCCGGTGAGCTTCCTCACCACCCCATCCCGCCAGGTGCCAAGCTTTTTGAAGTCCAGCTCGGGCTTAGCCTTCAGGCCAAAGCCCTCGGCCGCCTTCAGGTGGTGGAGGGTTTCCGCCGCGTGGAGGAGGGCCTTGGTGGGGATGCACCCCACGTTGAGGCACACCCCCCCCACCTCGGCGGCTTCCACCGCCAGAACCTTAAGCCCCAGCTGCGCCCCCCGGATGGCGGCGTGGTAGCCCCCGGGCCCGGTGCCGATCACGATGAGGTCGTAGGTCTTCATGGCGTCCATCCTACATTTCCAGAAGGAGAAGGTCGGGGTTTTCCAATAGCCGGATCACCTCCCGGGTAAAGGAGGCGGCCTCGGCCCCGTCCACCAGGCGGTGGTCAAAGGAAAGGGAGAGGTACATGATGTCCCGGGCCTGGATGGAGCCGTCCGGCATCACCCAAGGCCGCTTCCGGATGGAGTGGACCCCCAGGATGGCGGCCTCGGGAACGTTGATGATGGGAAAGCTCATGAGGGCCCCCACGGAGCCGATGTTGGTGACGGTGAAGGTGGAGCCGCTCACCTCCTCGGGGGTGAGCTTCCCCTCCCGGGCCCTGGCGGAAAGCTCGGCGATCTCCTGGGCAAGTTCCAGGATATTCTTGCGGTCCACATCCCGCACCACGGGCACCACAAGCCCCCTTTCCGTGGCCACCGCCAGGCCCAGGTGGTAGTAGCGCTTGTAGACGATCTCCTGCCTTTCCTCGTCCAGGCTGGTGTTCAGCATGGGGTACTTCTTCAAGGCCCGCACCACCGCCTTGAAGATGAAGGGGAGGTAGGTGAGCTTCACCCCCTGGCGCTCGGCCTCGGGCTTCAGCCGTTCCCTAAGGGCCACCAGCTCTGTGAGGTCGGCCTCGTCCACGTTCAGGGTGCGCACCGTGTAGAGGTGGCTTTGCCAAAGCCCCTGGGCGATGGTGCGGCGGATGCCCCTTAAGGGAACGCGCTCCTCCAGCCCCTCATAGCCCTTGGGGGGGGTGTAACGGGGCGGGGGAGGGAAGCCTGAGGGAAGGGGTGCTGGGGCCTCCCTGGGGGCTTCCGGCGGGGGTGCGGCCTGGGCCTTAAGCCTTTCCGCATAGGCCCGCACGTCCTCCACCCGGATGCGGCCCATGGGGCCCGAGCCCGGGATGGCCTCGAGGGGAATCCCCAGCTCCCGGGCCAGCCTTCTGGCGGCGGGCACCGCCAGGATGCGGCCTGGGCCTGGCCCCTCCTTGGGGGCTTCCCTTTGGGCCTCGAGGAAGGGGTTCTTCACCGCCACCTGGGTGGTGTCCGGCTTGAAGAGGGAGAGGTCCTCCTTTTCCTCCTTGGGGGGGAGCCCGGGCTCCACGATGGAGCGCTCTTCCACCGCTTGCACCGGCGGAGCTTCCGGTTCCTTTACCCCGGCCACCGTTTCCCCGGGCTCGGCCAGGAGGGCCAGGGGAGCGTGCACCTTGACCACCTCCCCCTCCTTGGCCAGCTTTTTCAGAAGCACCCCCTCGTAAGGGGAGGGCAGCTCCACCGTGACCTTGTCGGTCATCACCTCCA belongs to Thermus albus and includes:
- a CDS encoding NAD(P) transhydrogenase subunit alpha, whose translation is MVTIAVPKERAPGERRVALVPEVVARLVKGGARVRVEKGAGEGAYHLDAAYQEAGAEVVERGELLKGANLLFTVQPPPEDLIGALEPGAIVVGFVQAHKNLDLVKALSAKKATVIAMELIPRITRAQSMDALSSQATVAGYLAAIHAARLSPRFFPMLTTAAGTIRPAKVMVMGVGVAGLMAIATAKRLGAQVFAYDVRKAAVEQALSLGAKPIELPISAEGEGGYARELTEEEKRIQHEALREHVAGMDAIITTAQVPGRRAPILLTEDMVERLKPGTVVVDLAAESGGNCVLTKPGEVVEVRGVRIYGPLNLPSELSVHASEMYAKNLLNLSGLLIEKGEFAPKWEDEIVQGALLMREGEILHGPTKALVGGA
- a CDS encoding proton-translocating transhydrogenase family protein, coding for MEFGFWSALYIFVLTAFLGYELITRVPVILHTPLMSGSNFIHGVVVVGAMVVLGHAETGLEKLIGFLGVILGAANAAGGYAVTVRMLEMFEKKPGKGGGQ
- a CDS encoding NAD(P)(+) transhydrogenase (Re/Si-specific) subunit beta; this encodes MDLIQAAYFVVAILFIVGLKRMAHPTTAKSGIVWAGWGMALAVVATFFWPGMHNFGLMLIALLVGSVVAWWAAVKVAMTDMPQMVAIYNGMGGGAAATIAAVELLKGAFENPGLMALAILGGLIGSVAFTGSLIAFAKLQGIMKSRPIVFPGQKVVNALVLLITVLLGFSLLWNDPTLSIVLFFLLALLFGILMTLPIGGGDMPVAISFYNAFTGMAVGFEGFAVGNPALMVAGTLVGAAGTLLTVLMARAMNRSVMSVLMGGFGVEQEAGEVKGSLKPIDVEDAAVMLAYAGKVVFVPGYGMALSQAQHKVKELADLLESKGVEVKFAIHPVAGRMPGHMNVLLAEAGVDYDKLKDLEEINPEFPTVDVAVVIGANDVVNPAARRPGSPLYGMPILDVDKAKNVIVIKRGQGKGFAGVENELFYADNTRMLYGDAQNVLTQLTQALKKL
- the rpsF gene encoding 30S ribosomal protein S6, which translates into the protein MRKYEVNIILSPNLDQTQLALEKEIIGKALEAFGARVEKVEEWGVRRLAYPIAKDTQGYFLWYQVEMPEDRVNHLARELRLRDNVRRVMVVKTQEPFLAKA
- the ssb gene encoding single-stranded DNA-binding protein, with product MARGLNRVFLIGTLTARPDMRYTPGGMAILDLSLAGQGTLWDASGEKEVSWYHRVRLLGRQAEMWGDVLERGQLVFVEGRLEYRQWERDGERRSELQIRADFIDPLEARGRETVEDARGQPRLRHALNQVILMGNLTRDPDLRYTPQGTAVVRLGLAVNERRPGQGPDGEKTHFIEVQAWRDLAEWASELKRGEGLLVIGRLVNDSWTSSTGERRFQTRVEALRLERPTRGPERAGGSRPQEPGRSVQTGGVDIDEGLEDFPPEEDLPF
- the rpsR gene encoding 30S ribosomal protein S18 → MSTKNAKPKKETQKRPSRKAKVKASLGEFDLKDYRNVEVLKRFLSETGKILPRRRTGLTAKEQRILARTIKRARILGLLPFTEKLVRK
- the rplI gene encoding 50S ribosomal protein L9, which translates into the protein MKVILLEPLENLGDVGQVVNVKPGYAKNYLLPRGLAVLATESNLKALEAKIRAQAKRLAERKAEAERLKEILENLTLTIPVRAGETKIYGSVTAKDIAEALSRQHGITIDPKRLVLEKPIKELGEYVLTYKPHPEVPIALKVSVVAQ